The genome window GGGCTGTTAAGTCAATTTTCACTTCAAGTGAACTAAGTAGAAGCTATTTATTGAACACCATTGATTCCCAATATAGAAGTTGAGTTctcaaatatataatttctgaACCATGAGGGTTCAAGACAGGAAAATTTTGACAGTTCAATGCAATTATAATCTGGGAGCAATCCGAGGATGATCCCATTCAGTCACAACATGGTCGCGGGTGATCTCCTTCAGCGAACGACATCCACTTAACGCCATTGTTAGCTCAAACTCATCATGAAGCATTTGAAGTACTTTCCTTACACCAGCCTCACCATCAGCAGCTAATGAGAACACCACTGGTCTACCAATCTGAAATATAGGCATTGTTTCAAATCCATTGCTTTACTATGTAAATCATAGGCAGGCAACAAAATGGATCCTATTTCTGATGTATGTGTTAAGTGACATATGTTTTACTCACAAATACACCAGATGCCCCAAGAGCCAGAGCCTTAAAAACATCAGTTCCTCTCCTCACTCCACCATCCAAAAACACAGGAATTCGGCCCTGTGCAGCTTTGACGACCTATAAGCCATCTCAACAAAGTCATAATCTAAAAATACACCAAAGATATAGTCCTAGAAGTGTTCCAAATAAGGgcaaaataaagaataaatatAAGGGAACTACTTGGGATTTAGAGTGGCTAGAGTTTCATGAATATAAACTGTTGAAGAGGATAATACTCCTCCGTAACTTTATAAGTCATTCAACAACTTCAGGACACTAATATCAGTGTTAAACGAATCGATAAAATCAGATTTATGAATGAAGCAAATGTACCTCTTCCAAAGCCATAATAGTTGCAGGGACATAATCAAGCTGGCGAGCTCCATGATTGGAGACGACAATTCCTGCAGCTCCATATTGTACCGCTAGTCGTGCTGCATTGTTAGCAGATATATCGTGAGTTGGCCATAAATTTTCGATAACAGATAAAGCAGGGAAGTTAGTTTTGTATTGGAATGTTGACTCAGGGATATGGTTACTTACCATCCTCAGCAGTAATTACACCCTTTACAAGAATTGGTAATTTGGTGATTGTCTGAAGCCATTTCACATCCTGTGCATGTGGCCAAGAGAATcatttgaattattaattcagATTTCTTGTTTGAATTATCTTATATTGAAGCAACCATCTTTACCTTCCAGCTGAGAGACTGGTCGACTTGTCCAGCAACATATGATGCAAGTCCAGAATCATTGGTCTAGAATTTCATCACCAAAATGGTCAAGGAATGgataatataaaatgaagTTACCTATACAGTAAATTATTTGTCTGATATTTAAAGTCATATAAGTCACCCACCTTATCCATCTTTCCGAGATCCAAATCCTCAAAGTTTTTCAATGTCAAATTTGGCGGCAAAACAAATCTGTTACATacaatgaaattataaaagatACATAAAAGCCTAAGGATTCTGCTGCGTTTTGAAACAACCTAACATCTTTGTAATAactgtttttctttatttccaaATAATATTCTTGAATGAATGCTCACCTGTTCTTGATATCAGCCTCCCTGCGCCCAAGCCTTGGAGTGTCCACAGTAAGAACTATGGCCTTGAAACCAGCCCTCTCAGCTCTTCTGACAAGCTGTGTGACCACACTCCTGTCTTTGTACACCTTAACAAGAAGCACAACAATCATGGATAGagttaacaaaacaaaacaaatgagaACCTTGAAaggaaatatataatttagcCAAAGCGAAACAGGAAAGTAACAGAAAATAGTGAGGGATGAATTTGAAACTCACATAGAGTTGGAAAAAGCGAATG of Prunus dulcis chromosome 4, ALMONDv2, whole genome shotgun sequence contains these proteins:
- the LOC117625720 gene encoding (S)-2-hydroxy-acid oxidase GLO1 isoform X1, whose protein sequence is MEITNVSEYEAIAKQKLPKMVYDYYASGAEDQWTLKENQHAFSRILFRPRVLIDVSKIDLRTTVLGFNISMPIMIAPTAMQKMAHPEGEYATARAAAAADTIMTLSSWATSSVKEVASTGPGIRFFQLYVYKDRSVVTQLVRRAERAGFKAIVLTVDTPRLGRREADIKNRFVLPPNLTLKNFEDLDLGKMDKTNDSGLASYVAGQVDQSLSWKDVKWLQTITKLPILVKGVITAEDARLAVQYGAAGIVVSNHGARQLDYVPATIMALEEVVKAAQGRIPVFLDGGVRRGTDVFKALALGASGVFIGRPVVFSLAADGEAGVRKVLQMLHDEFELTMALSGCRSLKEITRDHVVTEWDHPRIAPRL
- the LOC117625720 gene encoding (S)-2-hydroxy-acid oxidase GLO1 isoform X2; amino-acid sequence: MRQLQSRNCQRWSMTTMHLVQRISGLSRRTNMHFPGFCKFRPRVLIDVSKIDLRTTVLGFNISMPIMIAPTAMQKMAHPEGEYATARAAAAADTIMTLSSWATSSVKEVASTGPGIRFFQLYVYKDRSVVTQLVRRAERAGFKAIVLTVDTPRLGRREADIKNRFVLPPNLTLKNFEDLDLGKMDKTNDSGLASYVAGQVDQSLSWKDVKWLQTITKLPILVKGVITAEDARLAVQYGAAGIVVSNHGARQLDYVPATIMALEEVVKAAQGRIPVFLDGGVRRGTDVFKALALGASGVFIGRPVVFSLAADGEAGVRKVLQMLHDEFELTMALSGCRSLKEITRDHVVTEWDHPRIAPRL